The Streptomyces sp. NBC_01244 genome contains a region encoding:
- a CDS encoding FadR/GntR family transcriptional regulator gives MLFTKDLKGHGDTADKGFVSTLAHTMMTAARHADSGLAGAGELDRYPYPEASGADRVGVPHWDGSDVELSRVGRRAAGSRGRGLHGQLVQQLGQMIVSGDLGADRPLVPEEIGQRFEVSRTVVRESLRVLEAKGLVSARPNVGTRVRPVADWNLLDPDIIEWRAFGPQRDDQRRELGELRWTIEPLAARLAAGHGRPEIQQRLADMVEIMGHALGQGDSITFARADNEFHALLIQVAANRMLEHLSGIVSAALQVSGSPVTSCDRPSETCVAHHARMVECLAAGDAVGAENAMRQLLTVHPEVERVVPAPREH, from the coding sequence GTGCTTTTCACCAAAGACCTCAAGGGTCACGGAGACACGGCCGACAAAGGATTCGTGAGTACCCTTGCGCACACCATGATGACCGCCGCCCGCCATGCCGATTCCGGCCTCGCCGGCGCGGGCGAACTCGACCGCTACCCCTACCCGGAGGCCTCGGGGGCCGACCGGGTGGGAGTGCCCCACTGGGACGGATCCGACGTCGAGTTGAGCCGGGTCGGCCGCCGCGCCGCGGGCAGCCGCGGCCGCGGCCTGCACGGCCAACTCGTCCAGCAACTCGGCCAGATGATCGTCTCCGGCGACCTCGGCGCGGACCGCCCGCTGGTCCCCGAGGAGATCGGACAGCGTTTCGAGGTCTCCCGTACCGTCGTCCGCGAATCGCTGCGGGTCCTCGAGGCCAAGGGCCTCGTCAGCGCCCGCCCCAACGTCGGCACCCGGGTCCGCCCGGTCGCCGACTGGAACCTGCTCGACCCCGACATCATCGAGTGGCGCGCCTTCGGCCCGCAGCGCGACGACCAGCGCCGCGAGCTGGGCGAGCTCCGCTGGACCATCGAGCCGCTCGCCGCCCGCCTCGCCGCCGGCCACGGCCGCCCGGAGATCCAGCAGCGCCTCGCCGACATGGTCGAGATCATGGGACACGCCCTCGGGCAGGGCGATTCGATCACCTTCGCGCGTGCGGACAACGAGTTCCACGCCCTGCTCATCCAGGTCGCGGCCAACCGCATGCTGGAGCACCTCTCCGGCATCGTCTCCGCCGCCCTGCAGGTGTCCGGCAGTCCCGTCACCTCCTGCGACCGTCCCAGCGAGACCTGCGTCGCGCACCACGCGCGCATGGTCGAGTGCCTCGCCGCCGGCGACGCGGTGGGCGCGGAGAACGCCATGCGTCAGCTTCTGACGGTGCATCCGGAGGTCGAGCGCGTGGTTCCCGCCCCGCGCGAGCACTGA
- a CDS encoding DUF4192 domain-containing protein encodes MTNNHEAARTPSDPSSPSSTRPSGGVDASRITLRSPAELADALPYMLGFHPSDSLVMVAVHGEAGRFGGRLRVGIPAAPEEWEDTARQVADCLIRGSVRRGARPDGIIVFLCQDPPRGDSAQRVMTRLRPLAQRIRLACGALDVPVLEALCLSAGRYWSYCCPDERCCPAEGSALAAPGTSVMAAAATFAGLQVRGSLREIEHRLTPLRGTVAGEMEGALDRAAVALVPKILDGTTREEVGAETVLLARALIQRMTLAPPAEGGPGADAWDDALLGHDEAASLILGLQDREIRDIAAEWMEGEEAAPALRLWRALARRCVGAYGEHAAAPLTLAGWVSWSTGDEPTARIALGLALRADDGYRFAQLLHHACNEGIDPEGLRECLREERRRREPRRGRLPAGPRRAGAVTRPPGRPGRTSSRRESGSTAGSEQ; translated from the coding sequence ATGACGAACAATCACGAAGCAGCACGCACCCCGTCCGACCCCTCGTCCCCCTCGTCCACCCGTCCGTCCGGAGGCGTGGACGCGTCCCGGATCACCCTGCGCAGTCCGGCCGAACTGGCCGACGCACTGCCCTACATGCTCGGCTTCCATCCGAGCGACTCCCTCGTCATGGTCGCGGTCCACGGGGAGGCCGGCCGCTTCGGCGGCCGGCTCCGGGTGGGCATCCCCGCGGCTCCCGAGGAATGGGAGGACACCGCCCGGCAGGTCGCCGACTGTCTGATCCGCGGCAGTGTGCGGCGCGGGGCCAGGCCCGACGGCATCATCGTCTTCCTCTGTCAGGATCCGCCCCGCGGCGACAGCGCGCAGCGGGTGATGACCAGGCTGCGCCCGCTCGCCCAGCGGATCCGGCTGGCCTGCGGGGCTCTGGACGTCCCCGTACTGGAGGCCCTGTGCCTCTCCGCCGGTCGGTACTGGTCCTACTGCTGCCCCGACGAGCGGTGCTGCCCCGCCGAGGGCAGTGCGCTGGCCGCGCCCGGCACCTCGGTGATGGCCGCCGCGGCCACCTTCGCCGGACTCCAGGTGCGCGGCTCCCTCCGGGAGATCGAGCACAGGCTGACACCGCTGCGCGGGACGGTGGCCGGCGAGATGGAAGGCGCCCTTGACCGCGCTGCCGTCGCGCTGGTCCCGAAGATCCTCGACGGGACCACCCGGGAGGAAGTGGGGGCCGAGACCGTCCTGCTCGCCCGCGCGCTGATCCAGCGCATGACCCTCGCCCCGCCGGCCGAAGGCGGCCCCGGAGCCGATGCCTGGGACGACGCGCTACTGGGCCACGACGAGGCCGCCTCGTTGATCCTCGGGCTCCAGGACCGCGAGATCCGCGATATCGCCGCCGAGTGGATGGAGGGCGAGGAGGCGGCACCCGCCCTGCGGCTGTGGCGGGCCCTGGCCCGGCGCTGCGTCGGGGCCTACGGGGAACACGCGGCGGCTCCCCTCACCCTGGCGGGCTGGGTCTCCTGGTCCACCGGGGACGAGCCGACGGCCAGGATCGCCCTCGGGCTGGCCCTGCGGGCGGACGACGGGTACCGCTTCGCGCAGCTCCTCCACCACGCCTGCAACGAGGGGATCGACCCGGAGGGGCTGCGGGAGTGCCTGCGGGAGGAGCGGCGGCGACGGGAGCCGCGCCGGGGGCGCCTGCCCGCAGGACCCCGGCGGGCGGGCGCCGTCACCAGGCCGCCCGGCCGCCCGGGCAGGACGAGCAGCCGCCGCGAGTCAGGCAGCACCGCGGGGAGCGAGCAGTGA
- a CDS encoding glycogen debranching N-terminal domain-containing protein, protein MSHPVPRARVAPARVAPSGRADLPPVHGAVLCVAAPCLVISPEHGQLTGRGVDGIYRAGLRLLSRCVLRVGGRDPVAVQARSLGADRASFTATVRTGAEPGPDPDVGVERIRHADGTERITLRSFTGRPLRIPVEVSLGTDLAELAEVAAGRAGPELPAAVHAAGLRWTNGEAQAVTAAEPPPDDALASAGLLRWQLELRPGESRTIELRTTRDRGARAPAGQVANPLSDDARAEGDDPRAEAWLRTSVQDLGALLLRDPKEPADSYAAAGVPWRLGLAPAESLWAARMALPLGTGLAAATLRILARTQTGGRGADAGKIPGPLRGAGPQLPPGCTGTEATLAFPAVLAEARRWGMPEAEVALLLPAAERCLEWLRGAFGEDGFLADPDPGPRRCETQAHAHRAALLGADLLAGCGRPGAEEWRDRAAGLRERFAARFWVDGPDGGRPAAALHPDGRPLPRLTGAAAHLLDTGLLGGGRLAPGLLDRVRTEQLARLLAAPAMDSGWGLRSMALREPGHNPFGYRSGAVRPYESAVAVAGLAQAGFEKEATGLLRGLLDAAEGFGYRLPEMYAAEQRTEGSAPLPHPAACRPAAVAAAAGIHVLTALAGIRPDAPAGTVALVPLPGAPLGGLRLSGLRVSGEPFAVRISRLGLGMVEEAADALQLGG, encoded by the coding sequence ATGTCCCACCCCGTACCCCGGGCCCGCGTGGCCCCCGCCCGCGTAGCTCCCTCCGGCAGGGCCGACCTGCCGCCCGTGCACGGTGCCGTCCTCTGCGTCGCCGCGCCGTGCCTGGTCATCTCGCCCGAGCACGGCCAGCTCACCGGGCGGGGGGTCGACGGGATCTACCGCGCCGGGCTCCGGCTGCTGTCCCGCTGTGTGCTGCGCGTCGGCGGGCGGGATCCCGTCGCGGTCCAGGCCCGCAGCCTCGGCGCCGACCGGGCCTCCTTCACCGCGACCGTGCGGACCGGAGCGGAGCCCGGGCCCGATCCCGACGTCGGAGTCGAGCGGATCCGGCACGCCGACGGCACCGAGCGGATCACCCTGCGCAGCTTCACCGGCCGGCCCCTGCGGATCCCGGTCGAGGTCTCGCTCGGCACCGACCTGGCGGAGCTGGCCGAGGTGGCCGCCGGCCGGGCCGGGCCGGAGCTGCCCGCCGCGGTGCACGCCGCAGGGCTGCGCTGGACCAACGGCGAGGCCCAGGCCGTCACCGCGGCGGAGCCGCCCCCGGACGACGCGCTGGCCTCGGCCGGGCTGCTGCGCTGGCAGCTCGAACTGCGCCCCGGCGAATCCCGCACCATCGAACTGCGGACCACCCGGGACCGAGGGGCCCGCGCCCCCGCCGGGCAGGTGGCCAATCCGCTGTCCGACGACGCCCGCGCGGAGGGAGACGACCCGCGGGCCGAGGCGTGGCTGCGCACGAGCGTGCAGGACCTGGGAGCGCTGCTGCTCAGGGACCCGAAGGAACCGGCCGACAGTTACGCGGCGGCCGGAGTGCCGTGGCGGCTGGGACTGGCCCCGGCGGAATCCCTGTGGGCCGCCCGCATGGCGCTCCCGCTCGGCACCGGACTGGCCGCCGCGACCCTGCGCATCCTGGCCCGGACCCAGACCGGGGGGCGGGGCGCCGACGCAGGGAAGATCCCGGGGCCGCTCCGCGGGGCCGGGCCACAGCTGCCCCCGGGATGCACCGGGACCGAGGCGACGCTCGCCTTCCCCGCGGTCCTCGCCGAAGCCCGGCGCTGGGGGATGCCCGAGGCGGAGGTGGCCCTGCTGCTCCCCGCGGCCGAGCGGTGCCTGGAATGGCTCCGGGGCGCCTTCGGGGAGGACGGCTTCCTGGCCGATCCCGATCCGGGACCCCGGCGCTGTGAAACCCAGGCCCACGCCCATCGGGCCGCGCTCCTCGGGGCCGACCTGCTCGCCGGGTGCGGTCGGCCCGGAGCCGAGGAGTGGCGGGACCGGGCCGCCGGGCTGCGGGAGCGGTTCGCAGCCCGGTTCTGGGTCGACGGCCCCGACGGAGGCCGGCCCGCGGCGGCCCTGCATCCCGACGGGCGGCCCCTGCCCCGGCTGACGGGGGCCGCCGCCCACCTGCTGGACACCGGGCTGCTCGGAGGCGGCCGGCTCGCGCCGGGGCTGCTCGACCGGGTCCGTACCGAGCAGCTGGCCCGGCTGCTCGCAGCCCCCGCCATGGATTCCGGTTGGGGGCTGCGGAGCATGGCACTGCGCGAGCCGGGGCACAACCCGTTCGGGTACCGCTCGGGCGCGGTGCGGCCGTACGAGAGCGCGGTCGCCGTGGCAGGCCTGGCCCAGGCGGGCTTCGAGAAGGAGGCCACGGGGCTGCTGCGGGGCCTGCTGGACGCGGCGGAGGGCTTCGGGTACCGCCTCCCGGAGATGTACGCCGCCGAGCAGCGCACCGAGGGCAGCGCCCCGCTTCCGCATCCGGCGGCCTGCCGGCCGGCGGCGGTCGCCGCTGCCGCGGGGATCCACGTACTGACCGCCCTGGCCGGGATCCGCCCGGACGCCCCCGCCGGCACGGTCGCCCTCGTACCGCTCCCCGGCGCCCCCCTCGGCGGGCTCCGTCTCTCGGGACTGCGGGTTTCGGGGGAACCCTTCGCCGTCCGGATCAGCCGGCTCGGCCTGGGCATGGTGGAGGAGGCCGCCGATGCACTGCAACTGGGCGGGTAG
- a CDS encoding RecQ family ATP-dependent DNA helicase, whose translation MDNLELRAEADAILAELVGAPGGSARLREDQWQAVSALVEERRRALVVQRTGWGKSAVYFVATALLRRRGAGPTVIISPLLALMRNQVDAAARAGIQARTINSANPEEWETIYGEVERGETDVLLVSPERLNSVDFREQVLPKLAATTGLLVVDEAHCISDWGHDFRPDYRRLRTMLAELAPGVPVLATTATANARVTADVAEQLGTGGGGALVLRGPLDRESLRLGVLELPNAAHRLAWLGERLGDLPGSGIIYTLTVAAAEEVAAFLRQRGYPVASYTGKTENADRLQAEEDLLANRVKALVATSALGMGFDKPDLGFVVHLGSPSSPIAYYQQVGRAGRGVDHADVLLLPGREDEAIWAYFASVGFPPEEQVRRTLDVLEQAGRPLSLPALEPLVDLRRSRLETMLKVLDVDGAVKRVKGGWTSTGQPWAYDAQRYEWVARQRQAEQQAMRDYVATTGCRMEFLQRQLDDEKATPCGRCDSCAGPWLDPAVSHGALDEATGELDRPGVEVEPRRMWPSGMPAVGVDLKGRIPVGQQAATGRALGRLSDIGWGNRLRPLLAEQAADGPVPDDVLAAVVTVVADWARSPGGWAGGSMARPVGIVAMPSRSRPRLVGSLAEGLARVGRLPLLGSLAYTAQAGEYGAHRSNSAQRLRALAASFAVPEELAAALAATPGPVLLVDDYADSGWTLAVGARLLRQSGAEQVLPLTLALAG comes from the coding sequence ATGGACAACCTGGAGCTCCGCGCTGAAGCCGATGCCATCCTCGCTGAGCTGGTCGGTGCCCCGGGGGGTTCGGCGCGGCTGCGGGAGGACCAGTGGCAGGCGGTGTCGGCCCTGGTGGAGGAGCGCCGGCGGGCGCTGGTGGTGCAGCGCACGGGGTGGGGCAAGTCGGCGGTCTACTTCGTGGCGACGGCCCTGCTGCGCCGTCGCGGCGCCGGCCCGACCGTGATCATCTCGCCGCTGCTGGCGCTCATGCGCAACCAGGTCGATGCGGCGGCCCGGGCCGGGATCCAGGCGCGGACGATCAACTCGGCCAACCCGGAGGAGTGGGAGACGATCTACGGGGAGGTCGAGCGGGGCGAGACCGACGTCCTCCTCGTGAGTCCGGAGCGCCTCAACTCGGTGGACTTCCGCGAACAGGTGCTGCCCAAGCTCGCCGCCACGACCGGCCTGCTGGTCGTCGACGAGGCCCACTGCATCTCCGACTGGGGCCACGACTTCCGCCCCGACTACCGCCGGCTGCGCACCATGCTCGCCGAGCTCGCCCCCGGCGTCCCCGTGCTCGCCACCACCGCGACGGCCAACGCACGGGTCACGGCGGACGTGGCAGAGCAGCTGGGCACGGGAGGCGGGGGCGCTCTGGTCCTGCGCGGCCCCCTCGACCGGGAGAGCCTGCGGCTGGGCGTACTGGAGCTGCCGAACGCGGCGCACCGGCTGGCGTGGCTGGGGGAGCGGCTGGGGGACCTGCCGGGCTCGGGGATCATCTACACGCTGACGGTGGCGGCCGCGGAGGAGGTCGCGGCGTTCCTGCGGCAGCGCGGGTATCCGGTGGCCTCCTACACGGGGAAGACGGAGAACGCCGACCGGCTGCAGGCCGAGGAGGATCTGCTCGCGAACCGCGTGAAGGCCCTGGTGGCGACCTCCGCGCTGGGGATGGGCTTCGACAAGCCGGACCTGGGGTTCGTCGTGCACCTGGGCTCTCCCTCGTCCCCGATCGCCTACTACCAGCAGGTGGGTCGTGCGGGGCGCGGTGTGGACCACGCCGACGTGCTGCTGCTGCCTGGGCGGGAGGACGAGGCGATCTGGGCGTACTTCGCTTCGGTGGGGTTCCCGCCCGAGGAGCAGGTCCGGCGGACCCTGGACGTACTGGAACAGGCCGGCCGTCCGCTGTCGCTGCCGGCGCTGGAGCCCCTGGTGGACCTCCGGCGTTCGCGGCTGGAGACGATGCTCAAGGTCCTGGACGTGGACGGTGCGGTCAAGCGGGTGAAGGGGGGCTGGACCTCCACCGGACAGCCGTGGGCGTACGACGCGCAGCGGTACGAGTGGGTGGCCCGGCAGCGGCAGGCCGAGCAGCAGGCCATGCGGGACTACGTGGCGACCACGGGGTGCCGGATGGAGTTCCTGCAGCGCCAGCTCGACGACGAGAAGGCGACCCCGTGCGGCCGCTGCGACTCCTGCGCCGGGCCCTGGCTCGACCCCGCCGTGTCCCACGGGGCACTCGACGAGGCGACCGGTGAGCTGGACCGTCCGGGGGTCGAGGTCGAGCCCCGCCGGATGTGGCCCTCGGGCATGCCCGCGGTCGGCGTCGACCTCAAGGGCCGCATCCCCGTGGGCCAGCAGGCGGCCACCGGGCGGGCGTTGGGGCGGCTGTCGGACATCGGCTGGGGCAACCGCCTTCGCCCGCTCCTGGCGGAGCAGGCCGCGGACGGGCCGGTGCCGGACGACGTACTGGCGGCCGTGGTGACGGTGGTGGCCGACTGGGCCCGATCGCCGGGTGGCTGGGCGGGCGGCTCGATGGCCCGGCCCGTGGGGATCGTGGCCATGCCCTCCCGCTCCCGCCCGCGGCTGGTGGGCTCGCTCGCCGAGGGCCTGGCCCGGGTCGGCCGGCTCCCGCTGCTGGGCAGCCTCGCCTACACCGCGCAGGCGGGCGAGTACGGCGCACACCGCAGCAACTCCGCCCAGCGGCTGCGCGCCCTGGCCGCCTCTTTCGCCGTCCCCGAGGAACTCGCCGCCGCCCTGGCCGCCACCCCGGGACCGGTCCTGCTCGTCGACGACTACGCCGACTCCGGCTGGACCCTGGCCGTGGGCGCACGCCTCCTGCGGCAGAGCGGAGCCGAGCAGGTGCTTCCGCTGACCCTCGCCCTGGCGGGCTGA
- a CDS encoding NUDIX hydrolase, which produces MSPYDPSAFPPFAVTVDLVVLTVRRHALCALVIRRGEQPFQGRWALPGGFVRGDEDLSAAAARELSEETGLCAHDPAAPDVGNGAHLEQLATYGDPKRDPRMRVVSVAHLVLAPDLPAPRAGGDANSARWAPVDELLSTDGQTGAGLAFDHEQILADGVERARSKIEYSSLATAFCPPEFTVGELRRVYEAVWGVALDPRNFHRKVTGTPGFLVPAGGTTTRQGGRPAQLFRAGGATLLNPPMLRPEV; this is translated from the coding sequence ATGTCGCCCTACGACCCGTCGGCCTTTCCGCCCTTCGCCGTCACCGTCGACCTGGTCGTGCTCACCGTGCGGCGCCATGCGCTCTGCGCGTTGGTCATCCGACGGGGTGAGCAGCCGTTCCAGGGACGCTGGGCGCTGCCCGGCGGCTTCGTGCGCGGGGACGAGGACCTGTCGGCGGCCGCGGCCCGCGAGCTGTCCGAGGAGACCGGCCTCTGCGCCCACGACCCGGCCGCTCCGGACGTGGGCAACGGGGCACACCTCGAACAGCTGGCGACCTACGGTGATCCGAAGCGGGATCCGCGCATGCGCGTGGTCAGCGTGGCGCATCTGGTGCTGGCTCCGGATCTGCCCGCGCCCCGGGCCGGCGGCGATGCCAACAGTGCGCGCTGGGCCCCCGTCGACGAACTTCTGTCCACGGACGGCCAGACCGGCGCCGGACTCGCCTTCGACCACGAGCAGATCCTCGCCGACGGGGTCGAGCGGGCCCGCTCGAAGATCGAGTACTCCTCGCTGGCCACCGCCTTCTGCCCGCCCGAGTTCACCGTCGGCGAGCTGCGCCGGGTCTACGAAGCGGTCTGGGGAGTCGCCCTCGACCCTCGGAACTTCCATCGCAAGGTCACCGGCACCCCCGGGTTCCTGGTGCCGGCCGGGGGGACGACGACACGTCAGGGCGGCCGTCCCGCCCAGCTGTTCCGGGCCGGCGGGGCAACGCTGCTCAACCCGCCGATGCTGCGCCCGGAAGTCTGA
- a CDS encoding ribonuclease HII, with the protein MPYEAPTHTVERSLRATTGAKVIAGVDEVGRGAWAGPVTVCAAITGLRRPPAGLTDSKLLTPKRRDALVGVLEDWVTAYALGHSSPEEIDELGMTAALRLAAVRALEALPVRPDAVILDGKHDYLGAPWRVRTVIKGDQSCVAVAAASVIAKVRRDRMMAEIGEQGGGIQDFAFAANAGYPSPVHRAALEEQGPTAYHRLSWSYLDALPRWSHLKKVRRSEESMELENGGQLGFDF; encoded by the coding sequence ATGCCGTACGAAGCACCCACTCACACCGTCGAACGCTCCCTCCGGGCGACCACCGGCGCCAAGGTCATCGCCGGGGTCGACGAAGTCGGACGAGGGGCCTGGGCCGGTCCCGTCACCGTCTGCGCGGCGATCACCGGTCTGCGCCGGCCGCCCGCGGGACTCACCGACTCCAAACTGCTCACCCCCAAGCGCCGCGACGCGCTCGTCGGCGTCCTGGAGGACTGGGTCACCGCCTACGCCCTGGGCCACTCGTCCCCCGAGGAGATCGACGAACTCGGGATGACCGCCGCCCTGCGCCTCGCCGCGGTGCGCGCCCTGGAGGCGTTGCCCGTGCGGCCCGACGCGGTGATACTCGACGGCAAGCACGACTACCTCGGTGCGCCCTGGCGGGTCCGGACGGTGATCAAGGGCGACCAGTCCTGCGTCGCCGTCGCCGCGGCCTCGGTGATCGCCAAGGTCCGGCGCGACCGGATGATGGCCGAAATCGGTGAACAGGGCGGCGGAATCCAGGACTTCGCTTTCGCCGCCAACGCCGGATATCCCTCGCCCGTGCACCGGGCGGCGCTCGAGGAGCAGGGTCCGACCGCGTACCACCGGCTCTCCTGGTCCTACCTTGACGCCCTGCCCCGCTGGAGCCACCTCAAGAAGGTGCGCCGCAGCGAGGAATCGATGGAGCTGGAAAACGGAGGCCAACTCGGCTTCGATTTCTGA
- a CDS encoding ATP-binding cassette domain-containing protein — protein MLQAIGLTSTPRRNLPPLVDDLTFEARPGSVTALLGEPGSGKTTALRLMLELEPGRGVTYFRGRPLHRIPHPGREVGVLLGDLPGNPSRTVRGQLRMLCAAAGVPAARADAMLEVVGVAGLRDQRLGSLSLGMERRVALAAALLADPCTLLLDEPSAGLSPRERSWLYGLLRGHASLGGAVLFTTDDAKEAARSADRVVSIEAGRLVADQDAAEFARTRLRPRVAVRTPHAARLADVLGREARAAQRTVEIVEESGSRLSVYGSNCAEVGEAAFRHGVLVHQLADETGDAGAQPSLPRARDRAGSGAPAAAAGATPAAPGAGAADRPRPARAGGPTSAARRLGGPLRPLRYELHRLFGTATPALTAAFVVAVSVVTALVLARIGHTPQNRLLAAWPELLPLPPAALGAGLLGALAFGEEYRYPALAADRGTVPRRLGLLTAKLGVSAAVALLLGALAVTADAAALTLVFGSGPLRTPVEWVSPAASWAGLLIGCAWSGVLASGVFRSASAGLAAVLAVPVMVVPLVRKALDGPSAYPVTGLAERLRGLAWAQWPPEADRVVLGAIRVMAQPVGTALVLSLMVLLCAYGFTGLRGRVRL, from the coding sequence ATGCTCCAGGCCATCGGACTCACCAGCACCCCCCGTCGAAACCTCCCGCCCCTCGTGGACGACCTCACCTTCGAGGCCCGCCCCGGGAGCGTGACCGCACTGCTCGGCGAGCCCGGCTCGGGCAAGACCACCGCGCTGCGGCTCATGCTCGAACTCGAACCGGGCCGCGGAGTCACCTACTTCCGCGGGCGCCCCCTGCACCGGATCCCGCATCCGGGCCGTGAGGTCGGCGTTCTCCTCGGCGATCTCCCCGGCAACCCCTCGCGCACCGTGCGCGGCCAGCTGCGGATGCTCTGCGCCGCCGCCGGCGTGCCGGCCGCGCGTGCCGACGCGATGCTGGAGGTCGTCGGCGTCGCGGGACTGCGCGACCAGCGGCTCGGGTCGCTCTCGCTCGGCATGGAGCGCAGGGTCGCTCTGGCCGCCGCCCTGCTCGCCGACCCCTGCACGCTCCTCCTCGACGAGCCCTCCGCCGGGCTCTCGCCCCGCGAACGGAGCTGGCTGTACGGGCTGCTGCGCGGCCACGCCTCCCTCGGCGGCGCGGTGCTCTTCACCACCGACGACGCGAAGGAGGCCGCCCGCAGCGCGGACCGGGTCGTGAGCATCGAGGCGGGCCGGCTCGTCGCCGACCAGGACGCCGCCGAGTTCGCCCGGACCCGGCTCCGGCCGCGGGTCGCCGTGCGCACCCCGCACGCCGCCCGGCTGGCCGACGTACTCGGCCGGGAAGCTCGGGCGGCCCAGCGCACGGTGGAGATCGTGGAGGAGAGCGGCAGCCGGCTGTCCGTCTACGGCAGCAATTGCGCCGAGGTCGGCGAAGCCGCCTTCCGGCACGGTGTGCTCGTCCACCAACTCGCCGACGAGACCGGTGACGCGGGAGCGCAGCCGTCGCTGCCGCGCGCCCGGGATCGCGCCGGATCCGGGGCCCCGGCCGCGGCGGCCGGCGCAACACCGGCCGCGCCCGGAGCGGGCGCCGCAGACCGGCCCCGCCCGGCACGCGCCGGGGGCCCCACCTCGGCCGCGCGCCGGCTCGGCGGCCCGCTGCGGCCCCTGCGCTACGAGCTGCACCGGCTCTTCGGCACCGCAACCCCCGCACTCACCGCCGCCTTCGTCGTCGCCGTCTCCGTCGTCACGGCGCTGGTCCTGGCGCGGATCGGCCACACCCCGCAGAATCGGTTGCTCGCCGCCTGGCCGGAGTTGCTCCCGCTGCCGCCCGCGGCGCTCGGCGCCGGACTGCTCGGAGCCCTGGCCTTCGGCGAGGAGTACCGCTACCCCGCGCTCGCCGCCGACCGCGGCACCGTCCCGCGCCGGCTCGGGCTGCTCACGGCGAAACTCGGCGTCAGCGCGGCCGTGGCGCTGCTCCTCGGCGCCCTCGCCGTGACCGCCGACGCGGCCGCCCTGACACTGGTGTTCGGCAGCGGACCGCTCCGTACGCCCGTGGAGTGGGTCTCCCCGGCCGCGAGTTGGGCGGGGCTGCTCATCGGCTGCGCCTGGTCCGGAGTCCTGGCCTCCGGTGTCTTCCGGTCCGCCTCCGCCGGGCTGGCGGCGGTGCTCGCCGTACCGGTGATGGTCGTACCGCTGGTGCGCAAGGCCCTGGACGGCCCGTCCGCGTACCCGGTCACCGGGCTGGCGGAGCGGCTGCGCGGCCTGGCCTGGGCGCAGTGGCCGCCGGAGGCGGACCGGGTGGTCCTCGGGGCGATCCGGGTGATGGCCCAACCGGTGGGCACCGCGCTGGTGTTGTCGCTGATGGTCCTGTTGTGCGCCTATGGGTTCACAGGACTGCGCGGCCGGGTCCGTTTGTGA